In Achromobacter xylosoxidans A8, a single window of DNA contains:
- a CDS encoding DMT family transporter produces MNLFLYFLTVVIWGTTWIAIKLQLGVVAIPVSIFYRFALAGLILFAALALTRKLQKMDRRGHWLCVGQGLCLFCLNFLCFYTATQWIPSGLVSVVFSAATLWNALNARLWFGTRVAPRVMAAGALGFSGLVLLFWPELAGQQASHETLLGLGFALLGTFCFSTGNMLSSLQQRAGIRPLTGNAYSMLYGAAILLAGCVAAGLPFEFDSSASYVGALLYLAILGSVVGFTAYLTLVGRMGPARAAYCTVLFPVVALSVSTFAEGYQWTAPALLGLALVMLGNLLVFTKWTPFARRAAA; encoded by the coding sequence GTGAATCTTTTCCTGTATTTCCTCACTGTCGTCATCTGGGGCACTACCTGGATCGCCATCAAGCTGCAGCTGGGCGTGGTGGCCATACCCGTCTCGATCTTCTATCGGTTTGCGCTGGCGGGCCTGATCCTGTTCGCGGCCCTGGCTCTGACCCGCAAGCTGCAAAAAATGGACCGGCGCGGCCACTGGCTGTGCGTGGGCCAGGGCCTGTGCCTGTTCTGCCTGAACTTCCTGTGCTTCTATACGGCAACCCAATGGATCCCCAGCGGCCTGGTGTCGGTGGTGTTTTCGGCGGCCACGCTGTGGAACGCGCTGAATGCCCGCCTGTGGTTTGGCACCCGCGTCGCGCCGCGCGTGATGGCGGCCGGCGCCTTGGGTTTCTCGGGTCTGGTGCTGCTGTTCTGGCCGGAACTGGCCGGGCAGCAGGCCAGCCACGAAACCTTGCTGGGCCTGGGCTTCGCCTTGTTGGGCACGTTCTGTTTTTCCACCGGCAACATGCTGTCGTCGTTGCAGCAGCGCGCCGGCATCCGGCCCTTGACCGGCAATGCCTACAGCATGCTCTATGGCGCGGCCATCCTGCTGGCGGGTTGCGTGGCGGCGGGCCTGCCGTTCGAGTTCGATAGTTCCGCCTCGTACGTGGGCGCTCTGCTCTACCTGGCCATTCTCGGATCCGTGGTCGGGTTCACGGCCTATCTGACGCTGGTGGGGCGCATGGGGCCGGCTCGCGCCGCCTACTGCACGGTGCTGTTCCCGGTCGTGGCCCTGAGCGTGTCCACGTTTGCCGAAGGCTATCAGTGGACAGCGCCGGCCCTGCTGGGCCTGGCGCTGGTGATGTTGGGCAACTTGCTGGTCTTCACGAAGTGGACGCCCTTCGCGCGGCGCGCGGCGGCTTGA
- a CDS encoding aminotransferase class V-fold PLP-dependent enzyme translates to MSAPLTPSVVEALRAQTPGAHTTVHFNHAGASLPSAATLQAIHAHLQREATQGPMEAGVRSRELIENARTLAARLLNADPSEIALTGGNSPGWGAAFAALEPWRPGDRILVGRHEWGGNLAAMRLRAQRAGATLEVIPSDDSGCTDAQALEAMLDERVRLIALTWLPANGGLINPAAAIGNVARRHRIPYFVDAAQAVGQLPVDVAQIGCDVLSGAGRKALRGPRGTGLLYVRRGFLDRLTPAFVDTHSAPLGADGEPVLRQDAARLESAEASLALRCGLANALQEALDIGLPAIRARIDATARALRTELAAIPGITVLDQGHERSGLVSFNLAGQDAVSVQRAMAAQGITIGSNGVPYTPLDMEARGLTQIARASVSYLTNDEEIDRLLEGLRALAR, encoded by the coding sequence ATGTCCGCCCCCTTGACCCCCAGCGTCGTGGAAGCGTTGCGCGCCCAGACTCCCGGCGCCCACACCACGGTCCATTTCAATCACGCCGGCGCGTCGCTGCCCTCGGCGGCGACGCTGCAGGCCATCCACGCGCACCTGCAACGCGAAGCCACTCAAGGGCCGATGGAAGCCGGCGTGAGGTCCCGCGAGCTGATTGAGAACGCTCGCACGCTGGCGGCCCGGCTGCTTAACGCGGACCCAAGCGAAATCGCGCTGACGGGCGGCAACTCGCCCGGCTGGGGCGCGGCTTTTGCGGCGCTGGAACCGTGGCGCCCCGGCGATCGCATTCTGGTGGGCCGCCACGAATGGGGCGGCAACCTGGCCGCCATGCGGCTCAGGGCGCAGCGCGCCGGCGCCACGCTGGAAGTCATCCCTTCGGACGATAGCGGCTGCACCGACGCGCAAGCGCTGGAGGCCATGCTGGACGAACGAGTGCGCCTGATCGCGCTGACCTGGCTGCCGGCCAACGGCGGCCTGATCAATCCCGCCGCCGCCATCGGCAACGTGGCGCGCCGCCATCGCATCCCGTACTTCGTGGATGCGGCGCAGGCGGTCGGCCAGTTGCCCGTGGACGTGGCGCAGATCGGCTGCGACGTGCTGAGCGGGGCAGGGCGCAAGGCGCTGCGCGGCCCGCGCGGCACCGGCCTGCTGTACGTGCGGCGCGGCTTCCTGGACCGGCTCACGCCGGCCTTCGTCGACACCCATTCCGCTCCCCTGGGCGCGGACGGCGAGCCCGTGCTGCGCCAGGACGCCGCTCGCCTGGAATCGGCGGAGGCTTCACTGGCGCTGCGCTGCGGTCTGGCCAATGCCTTGCAGGAGGCGCTGGACATCGGTCTGCCGGCCATCCGCGCGCGCATTGACGCCACAGCCCGGGCCCTGCGGACGGAACTGGCAGCCATCCCCGGCATCACCGTGCTGGACCAGGGCCACGAACGCTCTGGCCTGGTGTCCTTCAACCTGGCCGGCCAGGACGCGGTATCGGTGCAGCGCGCCATGGCGGCGCAGGGCATCACCATCGGCAGCAACGGCGTGCCCTATACCCCGCTGGACATGGAGGCTCGCGGCCTGACGCAGATTGCGCGGGCATCGGTCAGCTATCTGACCAACGACGAAGAAATCGACCGCCTGCTGGAAGGGCTGCGCGCCCTGGCCCGCTAG
- a CDS encoding RidA family protein yields MTRSISGRVAELGLTLEAASAPAANYVPFVQEGNLLYISGQISRKDGKAAYLGRLGDQISDADGVEAARLSALGLLSQIAAATGDKLDRVARVVRLGVFVASTPDFNRQSAIANGASDLMVEVFGDAGRHARSAVGVASLPQGVAVEVEAVIALTQA; encoded by the coding sequence ATGACCCGTTCTATCTCCGGCCGCGTAGCCGAACTTGGCCTGACCCTCGAAGCCGCTTCCGCGCCCGCCGCCAACTACGTGCCTTTCGTGCAGGAAGGCAACCTGCTGTATATCTCCGGCCAGATTTCCCGCAAGGACGGCAAGGCAGCCTATCTGGGACGCCTGGGCGACCAGATTTCGGATGCCGACGGCGTAGAGGCGGCGCGCTTGTCCGCGTTGGGCCTGCTGTCGCAGATCGCGGCCGCCACCGGCGACAAGCTGGACCGCGTGGCCCGCGTCGTGCGCCTGGGCGTGTTCGTGGCCAGCACGCCCGACTTCAACCGCCAAAGCGCCATCGCCAACGGCGCCTCGGACCTGATGGTCGAGGTCTTCGGCGATGCCGGCCGTCACGCGCGCAGCGCCGTCGGCGTGGCGTCCCTGCCGCAGGGCGTGGCAGTCGAAGTCGAAGCGGTCATCGCGCTCACGCAAGCCTGA
- the gcvA gene encoding transcriptional regulator GcvA, producing MRSARSLPALVSLRAFEAAARRMSFSLAAQELFVTQSAVSHHIQRLEAELGVALFERRTRAVALTAAGQAYYERVHAAFELLRQGTDELRAPATPRQTLRVGLLASFATRWLAPRLAVFGAAHPDVDLQLQPDIGLADVAGGEVDVAIRYGRGVWPGVRSRLIMAERLSVVCAPALIAGRKRPRTPQDLLRFPLLASHARHPFEWDAWARHHGVDLGGVQPVRLHDYNIVVEAALAGQGMAMGRHRLISAQLASGALVHALPGTTLEAPRIGWWFVTPRGALGEAAQRFLDWLLQEAQAQGDTH from the coding sequence ATGCGTTCCGCGCGATCCCTGCCCGCCCTGGTTTCCCTGCGCGCTTTCGAAGCCGCCGCGCGGCGCATGAGCTTTTCGCTGGCCGCGCAGGAACTCTTCGTGACGCAAAGCGCCGTCAGCCACCATATCCAGCGCCTGGAAGCCGAGTTGGGGGTGGCGTTGTTCGAACGGCGTACGCGCGCCGTGGCGTTGACTGCGGCAGGACAGGCCTACTACGAACGCGTGCACGCGGCTTTCGAACTGCTGCGCCAGGGCACCGACGAACTCCGCGCGCCCGCAACGCCGCGCCAGACGCTGCGCGTCGGATTGCTGGCGTCTTTCGCCACGCGCTGGCTGGCGCCGCGCCTGGCGGTGTTTGGCGCGGCCCATCCGGACGTCGATCTGCAATTGCAGCCCGACATCGGTTTGGCTGACGTGGCGGGCGGAGAGGTCGACGTCGCCATCCGCTACGGCCGCGGCGTGTGGCCTGGCGTGCGCTCCCGGCTGATCATGGCGGAGCGGCTGTCGGTCGTCTGCGCGCCCGCGCTGATCGCGGGCAGGAAGCGCCCGCGCACGCCACAAGACCTGCTGCGCTTTCCGCTGCTGGCCTCGCATGCGCGCCATCCCTTCGAATGGGACGCGTGGGCGCGGCATCATGGCGTGGACCTGGGCGGCGTGCAACCCGTGCGCCTGCATGACTACAACATCGTCGTGGAGGCTGCGCTGGCCGGCCAAGGCATGGCGATGGGCCGCCACCGCCTGATCAGCGCCCAGCTCGCCAGCGGGGCGCTGGTGCATGCTCTGCCGGGTACTACGCTGGAGGCGCCGCGCATCGGCTGGTGGTTCGTGACGCCGCGCGGCGCGCTGGGCGAGGCCGCGCAACGCTTCCTTGATTGGCTGTTGCAGGAAGCGCAGGCGCAGGGCGATACGCATTAG
- a CDS encoding ClpXP protease specificity-enhancing factor has protein sequence MGETSTKPYLIRALHEWCTDNGYTPYITVQVDEHTMVPVAHVRDGQITLNVGTLATNRLTLGNEFIEFQARFSGVTENVYVPVGAVSAIYARETGAGMGFEVQPYEPPEAGAQGATVPAAPEGSDADAAPGDDGGDDDEPKRPRLTIVK, from the coding sequence ATGGGTGAAACTTCGACCAAACCGTACCTGATCCGCGCGCTGCACGAATGGTGCACCGATAACGGCTACACGCCCTACATCACCGTGCAGGTCGACGAGCACACCATGGTGCCCGTCGCCCATGTGCGCGACGGCCAGATCACGCTGAACGTAGGCACGCTGGCCACCAACCGCCTGACGCTGGGCAACGAATTCATCGAATTCCAGGCCCGCTTCAGCGGCGTGACCGAAAACGTCTACGTTCCCGTGGGCGCCGTCAGCGCCATCTACGCGCGCGAAACCGGCGCCGGCATGGGCTTCGAAGTGCAGCCCTACGAACCGCCGGAAGCAGGCGCCCAGGGTGCGACGGTCCCCGCCGCGCCCGAAGGCTCCGACGCCGACGCCGCCCCCGGCGACGACGGCGGAGACGACGACGAACCCAAGCGTCCGCGCCTGACCATCGTCAAATAA
- a CDS encoding glutathione S-transferase N-terminal domain-containing protein has product MMVLYSGTTCPFSQRCRFVLFEKGMDFEIRDIDLYNKPEDISVMNPYGQVPILVERDLVLYESNIINEYIDERFPHPQLMPADPVMRARTRLFLYNFEKELFVHVSTLEDRSAKPDEKKLANARQNIRDRLAQLAPMLLKNKYMLGEEFSMLDVAVAPLLWRLDHYGIELPKNAAPLQKYAERIFSRPAYIEALTPSEKVMRR; this is encoded by the coding sequence ATGATGGTGCTCTATTCCGGAACCACGTGTCCGTTTTCGCAACGCTGCCGCTTCGTGTTGTTCGAGAAAGGCATGGATTTCGAGATCCGCGACATCGACCTGTACAACAAGCCCGAAGACATCTCGGTGATGAACCCGTACGGTCAAGTGCCCATTCTGGTCGAACGCGACCTGGTCCTGTACGAGTCGAACATCATCAACGAGTACATCGACGAGCGCTTCCCGCATCCGCAGCTGATGCCCGCCGACCCGGTCATGCGCGCCCGCACCCGCCTGTTCCTCTACAACTTCGAGAAGGAACTGTTCGTTCACGTCTCGACGCTGGAAGACCGCAGCGCCAAGCCCGACGAAAAGAAGCTGGCCAACGCCCGCCAGAACATCCGCGACCGCCTGGCCCAGCTGGCCCCCATGCTGCTGAAGAACAAGTACATGCTGGGCGAGGAATTCTCCATGCTCGACGTGGCCGTGGCTCCGCTGCTGTGGCGCCTGGACCACTACGGCATCGAACTGCCCAAGAACGCGGCGCCGCTGCAAAAGTACGCCGAACGCATCTTCTCGCGTCCGGCCTACATCGAAGCGCTGACGCCTTCGGAAAAAGTGATGCGTCGCTAA
- a CDS encoding cytochrome c1, producing MIKKLIGAVALMLTCTVTLAAGGGYPLDKAPYRVNDMSSLQNGAKLFVNYCLNCHSASSMRYNKLKDIGLTDQQIKESLLFTGEKVGDMMNVAMTPKDAKQWFGTTPPDLSVIARAKSVNAGPSGADYIYTYLRTFYRDTSRATGWNNLVFPAVGMPHALWEVQGPRELTTVAMHEVESKGDAPKTWERVTTVYDAQGFSTVKAEPVANYHGHATFDAKFKAANPAQVATYDNDVADLTAFMSWMAEPVQTFRVRLGVGVMLFLLLFFLVTWRLNASYWKHVR from the coding sequence ATGATCAAGAAGCTGATTGGTGCCGTGGCCTTGATGCTCACGTGTACCGTTACCCTCGCCGCCGGCGGCGGCTACCCGCTGGACAAGGCCCCGTACCGCGTCAACGACATGTCGTCGCTGCAGAACGGAGCCAAGCTGTTCGTCAACTACTGCCTGAACTGCCATAGCGCGTCCTCGATGCGCTACAACAAGCTCAAGGACATCGGGCTGACCGACCAGCAGATCAAGGAAAGCCTGCTGTTCACCGGCGAAAAGGTCGGCGACATGATGAACGTCGCCATGACCCCGAAGGATGCCAAGCAGTGGTTCGGCACGACGCCCCCGGACTTGTCCGTGATCGCGCGCGCCAAATCCGTGAACGCCGGCCCCTCGGGCGCCGACTACATCTACACCTACCTGCGCACCTTCTACCGCGACACGTCGCGCGCCACGGGCTGGAACAACCTGGTCTTCCCGGCCGTGGGCATGCCCCACGCCCTCTGGGAAGTGCAGGGTCCGCGCGAGCTCACGACCGTCGCCATGCACGAGGTCGAAAGCAAGGGTGACGCCCCCAAAACCTGGGAACGCGTCACCACGGTGTACGATGCACAGGGTTTTTCCACGGTCAAGGCCGAACCGGTAGCCAACTACCACGGCCATGCCACCTTCGATGCCAAATTTAAGGCCGCCAACCCGGCCCAAGTCGCAACATACGACAACGACGTCGCCGACCTGACCGCGTTCATGTCCTGGATGGCCGAACCCGTCCAGACATTCCGCGTCCGTCTCGGCGTCGGTGTCATGTTGTTCCTGCTGCTGTTCTTCCTGGTTACCTGGCGCCTCAATGCCTCGTACTGGAAACACGTGCGCTAA
- a CDS encoding cytochrome b, translating to MAGEKTVETTGLLGWLDRRFPVTSTWKAHLSEYYAPKNFNFWYFFGSLALLVLVLQIVTGIFLVMHYKPDAERAFQSVEYIMREVPWGWLVRYMHSTGASMFFVVVYLHMLRGLLYGSYRKPRELVWIFGVAIFLCLMAEAFFGYLLPWGQMSYWGAQVIVNLFAAIPFIGPELSIWIRGDYVVSDATLNRFFAFHVIAIPLVLVGLVAAHLVALHEVGSNNPDGIEIKQGPKDKYGRPKDGIPFHPFYSVHDLMGVAGFLLVFAFIVFFAPEMGGYFLEFNNFIPADSLKTPPHIAPVWYFTPFYSMLRATTDEFTWVLAGASVLGAIALLVKSNLKGFMRIAVPGILIVVAVLLRVIDAKFWGVVAMGGTVVILFFLPWLDHSPVKSIRYRPTWHKWIYGIFMVNFLVLGYIGTQPPSPPLNITSQIGTLLYLAFFFLMPVWSRLGTFKQVPERVTFHAH from the coding sequence ATGGCTGGCGAGAAAACCGTCGAGACGACAGGCCTGTTGGGCTGGCTGGACCGGCGCTTCCCGGTGACCTCCACCTGGAAAGCCCATCTGTCCGAGTACTACGCACCGAAGAATTTCAACTTCTGGTACTTCTTTGGCTCACTGGCCCTGCTGGTGCTGGTGCTGCAGATCGTGACCGGCATCTTCCTGGTCATGCACTACAAGCCGGACGCCGAACGCGCGTTCCAGTCCGTCGAATACATCATGCGCGAAGTCCCTTGGGGCTGGCTGGTGCGCTACATGCACTCCACCGGCGCGTCGATGTTCTTCGTCGTCGTGTACCTGCACATGCTGCGCGGGCTGCTTTACGGTTCCTACCGCAAGCCGCGCGAACTGGTATGGATCTTCGGCGTCGCGATCTTCCTCTGTCTGATGGCGGAAGCCTTCTTCGGCTATCTGCTGCCCTGGGGCCAGATGTCCTATTGGGGCGCGCAGGTGATCGTGAACCTGTTCGCGGCCATTCCCTTCATCGGTCCTGAGCTGTCCATCTGGATCCGCGGCGACTATGTCGTGTCGGACGCCACGCTGAACCGCTTCTTCGCCTTCCACGTCATCGCCATCCCGCTGGTGCTGGTGGGCCTGGTCGCGGCCCACCTGGTGGCGCTGCACGAAGTCGGCTCGAACAACCCGGACGGCATCGAGATCAAGCAAGGCCCGAAGGACAAGTACGGCCGCCCGAAGGACGGCATCCCGTTCCACCCGTTCTACTCCGTGCATGACCTGATGGGCGTGGCCGGCTTCCTGCTGGTGTTCGCGTTCATCGTGTTCTTCGCGCCGGAAATGGGCGGCTACTTCCTCGAGTTCAACAACTTCATCCCTGCCGACTCGCTGAAGACGCCTCCGCACATCGCCCCGGTCTGGTACTTCACGCCGTTCTACTCGATGTTGCGCGCCACCACCGACGAGTTCACCTGGGTGCTGGCGGGCGCTTCCGTGCTGGGCGCCATCGCGCTGCTCGTCAAGAGCAACCTGAAGGGCTTCATGCGCATCGCCGTCCCTGGCATCCTGATCGTCGTGGCCGTGCTGCTGCGCGTGATCGACGCCAAGTTCTGGGGCGTGGTCGCCATGGGCGGCACGGTCGTCATCCTGTTCTTCCTGCCGTGGCTGGACCATTCCCCGGTCAAGTCGATCCGCTACCGCCCGACCTGGCACAAATGGATCTACGGCATCTTCATGGTCAACTTCCTGGTGCTCGGCTACATCGGTACGCAGCCGCCCAGTCCGCCGTTGAACATCACGTCGCAAATCGGCACGCTGCTGTACCTGGCATTCTTCTTCCTGATGCCGGTCTGGAGCCGCCTGGGCACTTTCAAGCAAGTGCCCGAGCGCGTCACGTTCCACGCCCACTGA
- the petA gene encoding ubiquinol-cytochrome c reductase iron-sulfur subunit, with protein sequence MSQDTLVHDDDGAVDPNLPPDPSRRFWVTTACAVGGVAGVATAVPLVSTFSPSEKARAAGAPVEVDIGDIPVGTMKTVEWRGKPVWIIHRSPEQLAGLKTQDALLADPDSKRPGFTPKYAENEGRSRKPELFVCVGICTHLGCSPTSHFETGGGGGLGADWQGGFLCPCHGSTFDLAGRVYKNKPAPDNLEVPPYQYLTDTRIIVGVDEDNKA encoded by the coding sequence ATGAGTCAGGATACGCTGGTGCACGATGATGACGGTGCGGTTGATCCCAACCTGCCACCTGATCCTTCGCGACGTTTCTGGGTTACCACCGCCTGTGCTGTGGGTGGCGTAGCAGGTGTCGCAACGGCAGTGCCGCTTGTGAGCACGTTTTCTCCCTCCGAAAAAGCCCGCGCGGCCGGAGCTCCCGTAGAAGTGGATATTGGCGACATTCCCGTCGGCACCATGAAGACGGTTGAATGGCGCGGAAAGCCGGTCTGGATCATCCACCGGTCTCCTGAACAACTCGCCGGTCTGAAGACCCAGGACGCCTTGCTGGCCGATCCTGACTCCAAACGCCCCGGCTTCACGCCCAAATACGCCGAAAACGAAGGCCGTTCGCGCAAGCCCGAGCTCTTCGTCTGCGTCGGCATCTGTACCCATCTGGGCTGCTCGCCTACCTCGCACTTCGAAACAGGCGGCGGCGGTGGCTTGGGCGCCGACTGGCAAGGCGGTTTCCTCTGTCCTTGCCACGGCTCCACGTTCGATCTGGCTGGCCGTGTCTACAAGAACAAGCCCGCGCCCGACAACCTCGAAGTCCCGCCGTACCAATATCTCACCGACACCCGCATCATCGTGGGCGTCGATGAAGACAACAAGGCCTGA
- the mscL gene encoding large conductance mechanosensitive channel protein MscL encodes MSKATGFVKEFRDFAVKGNAVDLAVGVIIGAAFGKIVDSLVKDIVMPLVNFILGGSVDFSNKFLVLSMPAGYNGPMTYADLTKAGANVFAWGNFVTIIINFVLLAFVIFWMVKAIYKARAKAEEAPAAPAATPEDVALLREIRDLLKKP; translated from the coding sequence ATGAGCAAAGCGACTGGTTTCGTCAAAGAATTCCGAGATTTCGCTGTCAAAGGCAACGCAGTGGACCTGGCAGTCGGTGTCATCATCGGCGCGGCGTTCGGCAAGATCGTCGACTCGCTGGTCAAAGACATCGTCATGCCGCTGGTCAACTTCATACTCGGCGGCTCGGTCGATTTTTCGAACAAGTTCCTGGTTCTGTCGATGCCGGCCGGCTACAACGGCCCCATGACCTACGCCGACCTTACCAAGGCTGGCGCCAACGTTTTCGCGTGGGGCAACTTCGTCACGATCATCATCAACTTCGTGTTGCTGGCCTTCGTGATCTTCTGGATGGTCAAGGCCATCTACAAGGCCCGCGCCAAGGCCGAGGAAGCGCCGGCCGCACCGGCCGCGACGCCCGAAGATGTGGCGCTGCTGCGCGAAATCCGCGATCTGCTCAAGAAGCCCTGA